In Lascolabacillus massiliensis, a single genomic region encodes these proteins:
- a CDS encoding lysophospholipid acyltransferase family protein translates to MVKILYFLYNWIIFVPIFFVITLITALVVMIMTTLFGYKFWGYYPPKLWCMLTCWLSLCRVKTSGHENLDPKQSYIFVANHQGAFDIFLVYGFLNQKIIWMQKQSLRKIPFVGYASEKAGHVFVDNSTPNTRAKSIINAKEKIIDGISMVIFPEGSRSHTGKMGRFKMGAYYIAHELNLPIVPLTINGSFDVLKRNTLNLNPGKLELVIHKPIPSDEINEDSIPDIINKTKEIIYSGLWDKYKDKDEKE, encoded by the coding sequence GTGGTAAAAATTCTATATTTTTTATATAACTGGATAATTTTTGTTCCAATTTTCTTTGTGATTACTCTAATTACAGCATTAGTTGTCATGATTATGACAACACTGTTTGGTTATAAATTCTGGGGTTACTATCCACCAAAATTATGGTGCATGCTCACCTGTTGGTTATCGTTATGCAGAGTTAAAACAAGTGGGCATGAGAATTTGGATCCTAAACAGTCCTATATTTTTGTGGCAAATCATCAGGGAGCATTTGATATTTTTCTGGTTTATGGCTTTTTAAATCAAAAGATAATTTGGATGCAAAAGCAGAGCCTACGTAAGATACCTTTTGTGGGTTATGCTTCTGAAAAAGCTGGACATGTATTTGTTGACAATTCAACCCCCAATACTCGAGCTAAAAGTATAATAAATGCAAAAGAAAAGATTATTGATGGAATTTCTATGGTTATTTTCCCTGAAGGTTCACGATCCCATACTGGAAAAATGGGACGTTTTAAAATGGGAGCATACTACATTGCTCATGAATTGAATCTCCCGATAGTTCCATTAACAATAAACGGTTCATTTGATGTTTTGAAAAGAAATACTCTTAATTTGAATCCAGGTAAGTTAGAACTTGTTATTCATAAGCCCATCCCCTCAGATGAAATAAATGAGGATTCAATACCAGATATAATTAATAAAACCAAAGAAATAATATATTCGGGACTTTGGGATAAATACAAAGACAAAGATGAAAAAGAATAA
- a CDS encoding peptidoglycan bridge formation glycyltransferase FemA/FemB family protein: MIVAFDNNKPIASVFAVIIRRNSFLRGSFFKRCIVSQQPSFYDDSFSKIDLFNSLIRQLVNEVKNKVFLIRYDRINSTVFGYKGFRENGFYSTKWINIRNSLQRKRSIWDQLSTTRKNQVNKAIRKGVKLEEFNSEDNLLEIYKLIETTNNKKISHRFPPYKYFENFYRFYILKGKGTILLTRFQNKIIGGVILGFEDKKTAYCLYYWGKSKRYKTIYPTIFTLYSAMKLAEDKGFKYFDYMDVGYINKNAGRPRFLLQFGGKQSATRRWYRYNWGILNFLAYKFYD, translated from the coding sequence ATGATTGTTGCATTTGATAACAATAAACCTATAGCATCAGTTTTTGCAGTTATTATTAGAAGAAATAGTTTCTTACGAGGTTCATTTTTTAAAAGGTGTATTGTATCTCAGCAACCCTCTTTTTATGATGATAGTTTTTCAAAAATAGATTTATTCAATTCACTTATCAGACAACTTGTAAATGAGGTAAAAAATAAAGTTTTTTTAATTCGTTATGATAGAATCAATAGCACTGTATTTGGTTATAAAGGTTTTAGAGAAAATGGATTCTACTCTACCAAATGGATTAACATTAGAAACTCACTACAGAGAAAAAGAAGTATTTGGGATCAACTATCAACTACTAGAAAAAATCAGGTAAATAAAGCAATCAGAAAAGGAGTCAAATTAGAAGAATTTAATTCTGAAGATAATTTGCTTGAAATATATAAACTTATTGAAACTACTAATAATAAGAAAATATCTCATAGATTTCCACCTTATAAATACTTTGAGAACTTTTACCGATTTTATATTCTTAAAGGTAAAGGAACAATATTATTGACTCGGTTTCAAAATAAAATAATCGGAGGAGTAATACTAGGCTTTGAAGACAAAAAAACAGCTTATTGTTTATATTATTGGGGAAAATCCAAGCGATACAAAACTATTTATCCTACTATATTCACTCTTTACTCTGCGATGAAATTAGCCGAAGATAAAGGTTTTAAATATTTCGATTATATGGATGTTGGGTATATTAATAAAAATGCCGGTAGACCAAGATTTTTACTTCAATTTGGAGGTAAACAATCAGCTACCCGACGCTGGTACAGATATAATTGGGGAATACTTAACTTTTTAGCTTACAAATTTTATGATTAG
- the galE gene encoding UDP-glucose 4-epimerase GalE, whose amino-acid sequence MAQKILVTGGTGYIGSHTVVELQNAGFEVIIIDNLSNSNVDVLDGIAKISGIRPLFYEMDCTDKNALELLFKENSFDGIIHFAASKAVGESVHKPLMYYRNNLVSLINLLELMPDNNVKGIVFSSSCTVYGEPDKNPIDENAPIKPAASPYGNTKQINEEIIQDFVHSGAPIKSIILRYFNPIGAHPSGEIGELPIGVPQNLVPYITQTGIGIREQLSVFGNDYNTPDGSCIRDFINVVDLAKAHVVAIERMLQDKSEDRVEIFNLGTGKGASVLELIKIFEKVSGVSLNYKIVDRREGDIEQIWAQPDKANNVLGWTAKESLEDTIASAWNWQKRLSEKGIM is encoded by the coding sequence ATGGCACAAAAAATTTTGGTAACCGGTGGAACTGGTTATATTGGATCTCACACTGTGGTAGAACTTCAAAATGCTGGATTTGAGGTAATAATAATTGATAATTTATCAAATTCAAATGTTGATGTATTAGATGGAATAGCAAAGATTTCAGGTATTAGACCATTGTTTTATGAAATGGATTGTACAGACAAAAATGCTTTAGAATTATTGTTTAAAGAAAATTCATTCGATGGTATTATTCATTTTGCTGCTAGCAAAGCTGTTGGAGAGTCTGTCCATAAACCATTAATGTATTATCGAAATAATTTAGTCTCACTAATTAATTTATTAGAGTTAATGCCAGACAATAATGTTAAAGGCATAGTTTTTTCTTCATCTTGTACAGTTTACGGAGAACCAGATAAAAATCCTATTGATGAAAATGCACCAATTAAGCCAGCAGCTTCTCCATACGGAAATACTAAACAGATTAATGAGGAAATAATTCAGGACTTTGTACATTCAGGAGCACCAATTAAAAGTATTATTCTTAGATACTTTAATCCCATAGGAGCTCATCCATCAGGTGAGATTGGAGAATTACCTATAGGAGTTCCTCAAAATCTTGTACCTTATATAACACAAACCGGAATAGGTATCAGAGAACAGTTGAGCGTTTTTGGAAATGATTACAATACTCCTGATGGATCTTGTATAAGGGATTTTATAAATGTTGTTGATCTTGCAAAAGCACACGTTGTTGCAATAGAACGTATGTTGCAAGACAAATCTGAAGATAGAGTAGAGATATTTAATTTAGGTACAGGTAAGGGAGCATCAGTATTGGAATTAATAAAAATATTCGAGAAAGTTTCAGGGGTATCTCTAAACTACAAAATAGTTGACCGCCGAGAAGGTGATATTGAACAGATATGGGCACAACCGGATAAGGCTAATAATGTTTTGGGTTGGACAGCGAAGGAATCTCTTGAAGATACAATAGCTTCTGCATGGAACTGGCAAAAACGTCTTAGTGAAAAAGGAATTATGTGA
- a CDS encoding winged helix-turn-helix domain-containing protein encodes MNKKSIGTNAGIIWNLLNNNQRWNIKQLCKNSGLSEKEVYSAIGWLARENKIEIEKSSDGDEDFYLVIEYYF; translated from the coding sequence ATGAACAAGAAATCGATTGGAACAAATGCCGGCATAATCTGGAATCTATTAAATAATAATCAAAGATGGAATATTAAGCAGCTATGTAAAAACTCTGGACTTTCAGAAAAGGAAGTATATAGTGCTATTGGCTGGCTTGCAAGAGAAAACAAGATCGAGATAGAGAAATCTTCTGATGGTGATGAGGATTTTTATTTAGTAATCGAATATTATTTCTGA
- a CDS encoding phosphatidate cytidylyltransferase: MNLLNIRDLITRAAAGILYILIILLGVLGGRYPFIIIFSFILGIALFEFYRMMEKDTSHAISKIFNITMGVLIFLAAFLYLENISKYLLPATVLAYFLILISSTTFIKRDDVLHGIIYSAFGQLYITLPLCLLMLISYSQPFNYGNNNYDHILILALFVFLWVSDTAAYFIGSLIGKHKLIEHISPKKSIEGFIAGIFFTVISSFIFAKLFPDLSIAFWSIYAIIVSLFGTLGDLFESLIKRTSSVKDSGNLIPGHGGILDRIDSLIVAIPAVFLYFIIYFTI; the protein is encoded by the coding sequence ATGAATTTATTGAATATTAGGGACCTTATCACACGTGCTGCTGCTGGGATTCTATACATACTAATTATTTTACTTGGTGTGTTAGGAGGAAGATATCCTTTTATTATAATCTTCAGCTTTATACTCGGCATTGCATTATTCGAATTTTACCGAATGATGGAGAAAGATACATCCCATGCTATTAGTAAGATTTTCAATATCACAATGGGCGTTTTGATATTCTTAGCTGCTTTCCTTTATCTGGAGAATATTTCAAAGTATTTACTGCCAGCAACAGTTCTGGCTTATTTTCTTATTCTAATTTCTTCCACAACCTTCATTAAGAGAGATGATGTATTGCATGGAATAATATACTCAGCTTTTGGACAGTTATATATAACATTACCATTATGTCTGCTTATGTTAATTTCATATTCCCAGCCATTTAATTATGGAAACAATAACTATGATCATATATTAATTCTCGCACTTTTTGTTTTTCTTTGGGTAAGTGACACAGCAGCTTATTTTATAGGATCTCTTATAGGTAAACATAAACTGATAGAACATATCTCTCCAAAAAAATCAATTGAGGGATTTATTGCAGGTATTTTTTTTACAGTCATTTCATCTTTTATTTTCGCAAAATTATTTCCTGATCTATCAATAGCTTTTTGGTCTATTTACGCAATAATAGTTTCTTTATTTGGAACACTGGGGGATTTGTTTGAATCATTAATAAAAAGAACAAGCTCTGTAAAGGACTCCGGGAATTTAATTCCCGGGCATGGTGGAATTTTAGACAGAATAGATAGTCTGATTGTTGCAATACCAGCCGTATTTCTATATTTTATAATTTATTTCACAATATAA
- a CDS encoding DUF5606 family protein, whose amino-acid sequence MLTKILSITGRPGLYKLISTNQNMNIVESLIDGKRIPVYMHEKIVALSDVSMYTNDGDIPLKEVFKKIKEKENSKPVLLNSKSSSKELFSFLIEVLPEYNKESVYASDVKKLISWYNILIEKGIDFETEESKTEENELEEHAENESEL is encoded by the coding sequence ATGCTAACCAAAATATTATCAATTACCGGACGTCCCGGATTATATAAATTAATCTCTACAAACCAAAACATGAATATCGTTGAATCCTTGATAGATGGTAAAAGGATCCCGGTATATATGCACGAAAAGATTGTAGCATTAAGTGATGTCTCGATGTATACAAATGATGGTGATATTCCTCTTAAAGAAGTATTTAAAAAAATAAAAGAAAAGGAGAATAGTAAACCTGTTTTACTTAACTCAAAATCATCTTCAAAAGAATTATTCAGTTTTTTGATAGAAGTCCTGCCTGAATACAACAAAGAAAGCGTTTACGCATCAGATGTTAAAAAACTTATTTCATGGTACAATATTCTTATTGAAAAAGGAATTGATTTTGAAACTGAGGAATCAAAGACTGAAGAGAATGAATTAGAAGAGCATGCGGAAAATGAATCTGAATTATAA
- a CDS encoding lactonase family protein — MINKIVTMLLIITSLISCIGNKSERVDSDEDQTVESILQSNDGDMFMLIGTYTSENGSKGIYVNKLNILTGASDSISMVEMENPSYLTLSPDMKFVYAVCEGGEKNSFVNSFSFDREKGLLTPINFQPTIGADPCYITIDSKGENIHTANYSGGSITTFQVNSEGIISAANSVLFFEGNGPDSVRQSKSHLHSVMYSPDGKFIFATDLGTDKLYRISVLDSPFEGQPSLQQNSLKEFSLPSGTGPRHFDFHPDGGRFLYLLGELSGEVLVFNYNNGTPDLVQTIASDTTGARGSADIHVSPDGRFLYASNRLNADGISIFSINTDNGLLTKVGYQLTAKHPRNFVITPNGKFLLLASRDENKIEVYEINNETGMLKNTNRNIYISKPVCIKLSSIE; from the coding sequence ATGATAAATAAAATTGTAACAATGCTGCTAATTATCACTTCTCTTATTTCATGTATTGGGAATAAGTCTGAAAGGGTAGATTCGGATGAAGACCAAACTGTAGAATCTATATTGCAAAGCAATGATGGAGATATGTTTATGCTTATTGGTACATACACTTCTGAGAATGGAAGTAAAGGGATATATGTAAACAAATTAAATATATTAACAGGAGCATCAGACTCAATTAGTATGGTTGAAATGGAAAATCCATCATATCTGACATTAAGTCCCGACATGAAATTTGTTTATGCTGTCTGTGAGGGTGGAGAAAAAAACAGTTTTGTTAATTCATTCTCATTCGATAGAGAAAAAGGTTTACTCACACCAATTAATTTTCAACCTACAATAGGTGCCGATCCATGTTATATCACCATAGACAGTAAAGGAGAAAATATTCATACTGCTAATTACAGCGGGGGCAGTATTACTACATTTCAAGTAAATAGTGAAGGAATAATATCTGCTGCAAATTCAGTTTTGTTTTTTGAAGGCAATGGTCCAGATTCTGTTCGTCAGAGTAAATCTCATTTACATAGTGTTATGTATTCTCCTGATGGTAAATTTATTTTTGCAACAGATCTTGGAACTGACAAACTATATCGTATTTCAGTATTGGATTCACCATTTGAGGGTCAGCCCTCTTTACAACAAAATAGTCTGAAAGAATTTTCTCTTCCATCAGGTACAGGACCTCGACATTTTGATTTTCACCCTGACGGTGGTCGTTTCCTTTATTTACTAGGGGAATTATCAGGTGAAGTGCTGGTGTTTAATTATAATAATGGAACTCCTGATTTAGTTCAGACAATCGCATCTGATACTACAGGCGCAAGAGGTAGTGCTGATATTCATGTTTCTCCTGATGGTCGCTTTCTGTACGCATCGAATAGATTAAATGCTGATGGAATTTCAATTTTTTCAATTAATACTGATAATGGATTACTCACTAAAGTTGGATATCAGCTTACAGCAAAACATCCTCGAAACTTTGTAATTACACCTAATGGTAAATTCCTTTTATTAGCAAGTAGAGATGAAAATAAGATAGAAGTATATGAAATAAATAATGAAACAGGAATGCTGAAAAATACAAATCGGAATATATATATAAGTAAGCCAGTCTGCATAAAATTATCATCTATTGAATAA
- a CDS encoding lysylphosphatidylglycerol synthase transmembrane domain-containing protein: protein MTVLLATVIILISRFIGSIDFDKFKMYLSEMPGMFAGVVIASLISYSASTIAWSLCLGDAGKKISFSSLFMYRHVGEMLSAFNPTSVIAGESLKAAILYKKGIDGTKGVSSILLHRVLFVISSVLLMVFSILYLTIDSITSNGTNFLLIIIFIIIIFALSFLVLRFIVHPKLFIAKTIDKLRKKTKWKFLSNKLIHSSYEMNRVTSDYFSDNKGRFLIAFLLCIVYWIFSAIEFYIVLIMMGLDISLMQTVVIEMGVSLFKTIGMVIPAQIGVEEYGNKVMLDVIGVESNEIWLVVTLMRRGRQLFWLLIAGIFAMLISKKSNIKLGNNRNSA, encoded by the coding sequence ATGACAGTACTTTTAGCTACTGTTATTATTCTTATAAGCAGGTTTATTGGATCAATAGATTTTGATAAATTTAAGATGTATTTATCAGAGATGCCTGGAATGTTTGCAGGAGTTGTAATTGCTTCATTAATATCCTACAGTGCATCTACAATTGCATGGTCTTTATGTTTAGGAGACGCAGGAAAAAAGATCTCATTTTCTTCACTTTTTATGTATCGGCATGTTGGTGAGATGTTATCTGCTTTTAATCCGACAAGTGTAATAGCAGGAGAAAGTCTTAAAGCAGCTATTCTATACAAAAAAGGAATTGATGGTACAAAAGGTGTTAGTTCAATACTTTTACATAGGGTATTATTTGTTATCTCAAGTGTTTTGTTAATGGTATTTTCTATACTATATTTAACTATTGATTCTATAACAAGTAATGGCACAAACTTTCTACTGATTATAATATTTATCATTATAATATTTGCTCTTTCTTTTTTGGTTTTAAGGTTTATTGTTCATCCTAAACTATTTATTGCTAAAACAATAGATAAACTAAGAAAAAAAACTAAGTGGAAATTTCTATCGAATAAATTGATACACTCTTCTTACGAAATGAATAGAGTGACCTCAGATTACTTCAGTGATAATAAGGGACGATTTCTTATTGCATTTTTATTATGTATTGTATATTGGATTTTCAGTGCTATAGAGTTTTATATAGTATTAATAATGATGGGACTAGACATAAGTCTGATGCAGACAGTAGTTATCGAAATGGGTGTCTCTCTATTTAAAACTATAGGAATGGTAATACCAGCTCAAATTGGTGTTGAAGAGTATGGTAATAAAGTAATGTTAGATGTTATAGGTGTTGAAAGTAACGAGATCTGGCTTGTGGTTACACTAATGAGAAGAGGTCGTCAGTTATTCTGGCTACTTATAGCTGGTATTTTCGCAATGTTAATTTCAAAGAAATCGAATATTAAATTAGGAAATAACAGAAACAGTGCATGA